The Sulfuricurvum sp. IAE1 genomic interval AGTACCGCCTTACCAACCGCGCCGGATCGGGCGTCATCGCGATGAAACTCAACGCCAAAACGGGTTCTACCGTCGTCGGCTGTCTGATGGTCGATGAGAGCATGGACATGATGGCGCTGACCAAAGCGGGCAAAATGATCCGTGTCGACATGCAGACGATCGCCAAATCCGGACGCAACACCAGCGGCGTCTACATCGTCAAAGGAGATGACGTCGCAAGTATTTCACGGTGTCCGAAAAACGACGAAGAAGAAGGCGACGGCGAAAATGAGGAAGGTTCGTTCGAATTGGAATGATTTTTGCTGAAATCACTCAAGTCAATGAAACTTTAAGGAACACAGTATGCGAATTTCTGCAGCTCTTGCGCTATTTCTGAGCGTATCCGCCCTGCACGCGGGCTTTTTGTCGGGCAACGAACCGGAGACCCAGGTCAAATGTGTCTACAGCGGCACGGACGGAAACTGTGTCGAGCCGATCCTCAAATCCGACAGTGAACTCGTCATTACCGTTACGGGCCAGGGCGTTGCCCCCTCGGTAACCGCTTCTCCGGCACAGGCGTATGCGCTGGCCAAACGGGCCGCTATGGCTGATGGCTACCGCCAGATCGCCGAAAAGGTCAAAGGGGTCCAGGTCGAAGGACAAGACACCATCAAGAACCTGATGCTCGTCCAATCGAGTACCCGCACGTCGGTCGAAGCGCTGGTTCGCGGCGCCAACGTCACCAACACGACGTTCAAAGAGGGTCTGTGCGAAGTCGAAATGGAAATCGCCCTGTCTTATACACGGGTATTGCGTTAATCTCTACCCTCTGCTTCGGAGCCGACCACTACTATGTAGGGTATCGGCTCACCACCCAAAATTCCCTTCCCGTTCACGAAACATTCGATATTTCAAAAGCGATGCGTCCCTGCGACGGTTCGCTTTCCCGGGAACTTGTTCTGCTGCGACGTACGCAAGAGCCGCTAAAAGAGGTGTTGGAAAGGGAAAAAAGCACTTTCGTCGAATATGCCCTCTCCGAAACCGGACGGATCAAAAGCGATACCCGCTCTTCGCAGGCGCAAATCCGCACGCAAGAAACGCTGACCCTCCCTACCCGCTGTTATGCAGTCGAGTTTAATGATGAGTCTGTTACAATCGCCCTGATCAAATAACCGTTGAAAAGGTCCCGGATGAAAATCGCGATTGTCGAAGACGATATCAACATGCGTAAATCCCTTGAAATCGCCATGGGCGATTTCGAACAATACGACGTCCACACATTCAAAAACGCCCGCGACGCCCTTAAAAAGCTCGACGATACCTTCGATCTGATCATCAGCGACATCAACATGCCCGGGATGGACGGCATCGAATTTGTCAAAACGCTGGGCGGTAAATACGAAGTAATCATCATCACCGGAAACGCCACCCTCACACGGGCCATCGAGTCGATCCAGCTCGGAGTCAAGGATTTTCTCCTCAAGCCCTTCGAAATCGAAACCCTGATCGCCGCCATCGAGCGGAGCGCCACAGTCGTTAATAAAACCCCGAAATCCGGAGGGGTGAAAGCGGAAGGAGAACCGTTCCTTGGGACCTCTCCCGCTCTCGAAAAGCTGCTCGAACGCCTTACCAAAGCGGCCGCAACCGACGCGAGCATCATGCTCCTGGGCGAAAGCGGCGTAGGCAAAGAGGTCCTCGCCCGCCACATCCACAATACTTCCCCCCGCGCATCCAAGCCTTTCGTGGCGATCAATATGGCCGCCATCCCCGACAACCTGATCGAAAGTGAGCTCTTCGGGTTTGAAAAAGGGGCTTTCACCGATGCCGCCGAAGCCAAAGCGGGGCAATTCGAGCTTGCCGAGGGGGGAACGCTGTTCCTGGACGAAATCGGCGAAATGCCCTATTCCCTGCAAGCCAAACTTCTCCGCGTATTGCAAGAACGTGAAATACGACGACTGGGATCGTCGAAAAATACAAAAATCGACGTACGGATCATTACCGCCACCAACGCCGATCTCAACCGGAAAATCGGAGAGGGGGGCTTCCGCGAAGACCTCTACTACCGCCTCAATACGATCCCCCTTCTGATCCCTCCGCTGCGCGAACGGCGCGAGGAGATACTGCCGATCGCCGAAGCCGCGTTGGAGCGGTACTGCGAACGTTACGGTTTTGAAGCCAAAGAGTTCAGCCCCGAAGCCAGAGCGGCGCTTGAAAACTACACATGGCCGGGGAACATCCGCGAATTGATCTCGGTCGTCGAACGTTCCGCGATTCTCAGTGACGGAAATCGGATCGGAGCCGAAGAGCTCTTCCTCGAAGCACGCGGTTTGGGGCGAATATAAGCACCGATTGGGTATAATCGCCCAAAAATTATGCGGTGAATTTATCACCTCCAAGGATACCCTCCAATGAAACGTTACAACGTTGCAATCGTCGGTGCCAGCGGCGCCGTCGGCGAAGAGATCTTGCGTATTTTCGAAGAGATCGACTTCCCCTATGCCAAGATCGTACCCCTTGCCAGTGCGCGCAGCGCCGGGACTACGGTCACGTTCAATGACCAGGAATTGGTGATCAAAGAACTCACTCCCACCGTTTTTGACGAAGAGCAGATCGATATCGCCCTCTTCAGCGCAGGCGGAAGCGTATCGGCGCAGTTTGCCCCCTATGCCGCCAAAGCCGGAGCCGTCGTCATCGACAATACGAGCCATTTTCGGATGTTCGACGACGTCCCTCTTGTCGTCCCCGAAGTGAACCCCGAAGATATCGCCCAGTGGAAAAACACAGGCATCATCGCCAACCCGAACTGTTCGACGATTCAGATGGTCCAGGCGCTCAAACCGCTCGATGAAGCATACGACCTCGTGCGTGTCGACGTAAGCACCTACCAGGCGACCTCGGGTGCGGGAAAATCGGCAATGGAAGAGCTCGTCGAACAGATGCAGGCGTTCTTTGCGTTCAAACTCGACGAAGTTGAACCCAAAAAATTTGCCCACCGTATCGCCCTCAACGCGATCCCGCAGATCGACTCGTTCACCGATACCGGCTACACAAAAGAAGAGCTCAAGATGGTCAACGAAACCAAAAAGATCATGCACAAGGAGATCGAGGTGAGCGCGACGTGCGTCCGCATCCCGACGCTCCGCGGTCATGCCGAAACATTGACCCTCACCTTCGACGGCGCCGTCGATGCCGACGAAGCACGCGAACTACTCCGCAAAGCGCCCAATATCATCGTCCTCGACGAACCTGAAAACAGCGTCTATCCGATGCCTTCCATGTGTATGGATCAGAACGAGACGTTCGTAGGGCGCATCCGCCGCGATCTCTACCGCGAGAACGTACTGCACCTTTGGGTCGTCGCCGACAACCTCCGCGTCGGTGCGGCAACAAACGCCGTCCGTATTGCCCAAAAATGGGTGGAAATGCAAGGAGAATAAGATGAATTTCATCGAAAAATTCTTTGAACACGGGCTTTGGAGCACGCGGCTGGTGATTTTGCTCGCCGTCGTCTTCGGCCTCATCGGGGCGTTCGTCCTTTTCGCCGTCGCCAGCGTCGACGTTTACAATACCGCAGCCTATGTCATCCAGACCTATGCGGCCCATGCCCATCCCGAGCACTTCCACGAAGAGATCGTCGGCGGCATCATCGGAGCGGTCGATCTGTACCTGATCGGCGTGGTAATGATCATCTTCTCGTTCGGCCTCTACGAGCTGTTCATCTCCGACATCGATCCGGCCAAAGACGAACACGGTAAAGAGAACCAGCTCCTCGCCGTCCATTCCCTCGACCAGCTCAAAGACAAGATTTCCAAAGTCATCGTGATGGTTCTCGTCGTCGGGTTTTTTCAGAAAGTCGGTCACACGGTCTTTACCGGGGCACTGGAACTGCTCTATCTTGCCCTCTCCATCACGGCCGTCGCCGTAGGGCTTTATTTCCTGAGCAAAGTAGGTCATCACGACCATTAAATATCTTTGGATCCTTTCGGCATCCTTGTAAGCCGTATGCGGAGGCAGCAGTGCCGGGAGCATACGAGCGCTTTGCCGAAAGGATAGAGTTTCTTTTGTTTCTTTTCTTTGCGAACAAAGAAAAGAAAGAGAAGACATTAAACAAAGGATTCTAATATGAGCAAAATTTTCGTCGATGCCTGCTTCGGCAAAGAAACCCCCTACACCCCGGTATGGATGATGCGCCAGGCCGGACGCTACCTTCCCGAGTACATGGAAGTGCGCAAGCGCGCCGGAAACTTTCTCAACCTCTGCCACGCCCCCGACATGGCTGCCGAAGTGACGATCCAGCCCCTGGACCTCGTCGGCGTGGACGCGGCGATTTTGTTCAGCGACATTCTCGTCGTCCCCAACGAAATGGGAATGAAGCTCGACTTCATCAAAGGC includes:
- a CDS encoding LPP20 family lipoprotein, with amino-acid sequence MRISAALALFLSVSALHAGFLSGNEPETQVKCVYSGTDGNCVEPILKSDSELVITVTGQGVAPSVTASPAQAYALAKRAAMADGYRQIAEKVKGVQVEGQDTIKNLMLVQSSTRTSVEALVRGANVTNTTFKEGLCEVEMEIALSYTRVLR
- a CDS encoding sigma-54 dependent transcriptional regulator, with translation MKIAIVEDDINMRKSLEIAMGDFEQYDVHTFKNARDALKKLDDTFDLIISDINMPGMDGIEFVKTLGGKYEVIIITGNATLTRAIESIQLGVKDFLLKPFEIETLIAAIERSATVVNKTPKSGGVKAEGEPFLGTSPALEKLLERLTKAAATDASIMLLGESGVGKEVLARHIHNTSPRASKPFVAINMAAIPDNLIESELFGFEKGAFTDAAEAKAGQFELAEGGTLFLDEIGEMPYSLQAKLLRVLQEREIRRLGSSKNTKIDVRIITATNADLNRKIGEGGFREDLYYRLNTIPLLIPPLRERREEILPIAEAALERYCERYGFEAKEFSPEARAALENYTWPGNIRELISVVERSAILSDGNRIGAEELFLEARGLGRI
- a CDS encoding aspartate-semialdehyde dehydrogenase; this translates as MKRYNVAIVGASGAVGEEILRIFEEIDFPYAKIVPLASARSAGTTVTFNDQELVIKELTPTVFDEEQIDIALFSAGGSVSAQFAPYAAKAGAVVIDNTSHFRMFDDVPLVVPEVNPEDIAQWKNTGIIANPNCSTIQMVQALKPLDEAYDLVRVDVSTYQATSGAGKSAMEELVEQMQAFFAFKLDEVEPKKFAHRIALNAIPQIDSFTDTGYTKEELKMVNETKKIMHKEIEVSATCVRIPTLRGHAETLTLTFDGAVDADEARELLRKAPNIIVLDEPENSVYPMPSMCMDQNETFVGRIRRDLYRENVLHLWVVADNLRVGAATNAVRIAQKWVEMQGE
- a CDS encoding YqhA family protein — translated: MNFIEKFFEHGLWSTRLVILLAVVFGLIGAFVLFAVASVDVYNTAAYVIQTYAAHAHPEHFHEEIVGGIIGAVDLYLIGVVMIIFSFGLYELFISDIDPAKDEHGKENQLLAVHSLDQLKDKISKVIVMVLVVGFFQKVGHTVFTGALELLYLALSITAVAVGLYFLSKVGHHDH